The DNA window TTTTAACTCTCATAAAAGTAACGATTTATTAAAGGTAATTGCATAAATTTACTAACTTATAATGGCTTCTAATTGTTCTGTTTAATCATCTTTTTGCCAAAAAACCTTCTAATAACTTTCATGGATTTTTGGATtacaatttaatttttttttaataaaaaatataccGTAACGATTTAAATATTTCCGATCAAGAATTTGCACCCTCAAGCTTTTCTAAGTCCTGTGGTGTGGAGTGTGACTGCAAATGCCGTGAAAACGTTCTCGCTTCTCATGTTTGGGTGCTGTAGTTGGTCATCACACTAGTCTCACGGAATATAGGCCCCCGGCTCGAACCCGGGCTCAGACATTTTCTAGTTTTTGCCATTGTTTTGACGGCTGACGGCTCCTTTGCCATCCTCCGCCTTAAAACGACCTTTTTTCCTCCACAAAGAAAACCCAAAAACgaagagaggggaaaaaaaggaCAAGTTCACAGATTCGTCTCCTTTCTTTCAAAGAAGCATCCTTGTTTATTCCAAACCCACAGTTACGAAATCTCCCAAGACAAACTGTTTGTTGTTCCTAGGCCCGAGTTAGATACATATATTCTGTAGTTCTAGGGTTTCGAGCAAACAGTTTTCGATTGAATCATCATCACGTCTTCGATCAAAGCCAAATGGACTGGGGAAACGTAACCGCAGAGGATCTGATCGAAGCTCTGCGTGAGGTCGATTGGTCATCTCCGCCGCGGCCGCCCTCAGAATTCTTCTCTAGGTTTACTGTCCCCCGATCGTACTCCAAATGGAACAGTCGCCTCAAGTGCAATCTCTACTAGTATGGTTCTTTTCTCGAGTCATAACAGGATATTAATCGTGACGTATTAGGCCATAAAACTAATTCGGATAAATCATTTCGCCATTTGAGTTGTTAATTTGAATGAATTTGGTGATTAATTGCAAAATTTTTGTCTTATCCTCAGCTGAATCTCGTTGCAACATGTCCTGCATACGATCTTCTGAATTATTTATTTGAAGCAGAAATAATCCTAATTAATTAAAACTCAGAGAATTATCGAACTATTGAGTGCCAGTGAGCTAGATTCTAcggagagaagaaaaaatttgagtATTAATTGGCTGTTGTATTATGACTGAATTAGATAAAGAACATGTACAGGTGCTTGTTCGATGCTGGCCTTGTTTGATTTGAAGAGACATTCTGCTCATTTACTTTTTTGGTTTTTGCCTTGTTTTGCAGCTATAGGACGAATTACTTTATAATGATCACTGTCATTCTTGGTAAGAGATGGAAACTATCGCTATTTTTTCCTTCTGAGTGGGGCTATAGTTAAAACCACTTAGTGGCTTGCTAATTCTACTTCTGTGCGTGTGTTTCTATAGGTGGCTTGCTAATTCTACTTCTGTGCGTGTGTTTCCATGGGTACTCACTACAATATGTATGTGCATTTGCAGGTTTGGGATTTCTTAGGAGGCCACTTGCTATTGTTGCTGCATTGTTGACTGCTCTAAGCATCGCTTTTCTGAATGACAGGTATGTTTTTACATTGTATGTATGTAGAGGATTCTTTACCTTTGCTCATTTTCGAGATTATCAGTAGCCTTTCCAAGGGGAAAAGAAGGTTGAATAGTGAATAATAAGGTTAACAAAAAAGTTTGGAAAACAAGAAACTGCCTAAATCTATTTTTCTTAGATATGTATATAGTTTGAGCTTGAAAGGGGATATTAAATCCAGAGGGTTGAAATATTGAGCAGCGCATGCGTAAAATAACTGTTTTTTAGTTATCATTTCGTATTTCTCTCTTTGCGAGCCTGTTGACAAACATTTTGGCATCATTgactttttatgttttttgggATTGTTGTACAGCTTTGCAGGTACTTTTAGTGAAAAGATTACAAGAACTGTGAGACAGTTTTCTCCTCATTTAGCTGCAAAAATGAGGCCTCCCCTGACGTAAGTATGTTGCCTGTATTTGTGCATGAATCTATATGTGCAACCTGTGCATGTGTCCTCCTATAACTGTAACCACTCTGTACTTTGTTTAAATTATCTGTAATCTCCAGGCCTGTTATCAGAGGACGCCCATCAGCGAAGAGAACAATTCATATATGTGGGCGGCCACGCTGGGTGTTTGTATTGGTGTTTTCAACTGGTATGAGAAAGCTCATGGGCAACCCCTCCTCTTCTGTATCTGTCTCCCATCTTTGCGGGTTTGCCTTTGAGTGATTGACATTCTAATAATTCGGATTTGCCCTTGTGCAGTGAGTTTCATCCTTTGGTTTGTTTCTTGTGGCCTCTTAACTCTGTTATGGGCTTTTGCTATTGGCCTTCTTGGTAAAATCGTAAAAttctatttcctttttcctttcattttttaaCTTACTGTGGCCATTGTACTGATTTTCCTGTTGTTGCTACTATCATTTGTCAGCCACTGTCCTTCATGCAAGCTTTAGGACACCCAATTTGAAAGCTCGTCTAAACACATTCCGAGAGGAATTTCGTGCGGTTTGGCGGAATTACAGTGAGCTGTAGCTTTTTGAAATTTACTGGACGGTAATAACATTACCTTGTCCCCTGAGAATTATTCCTTATAGTCATTGCAGTTGTATATCAGTTTTCAGtgttaatttgatttttctgattACAGAGTGACACAGATTGATGTTTTGATGCCTTTTACTATTTTTATCTGGTAAATTGATTTTACATTTCCTGTGAATGTTGCATAAGCTTGGGTAACCTAACATGGATCTATTGGATATTCCAAAGTCAGCTGAATGTATTGTTGCTGTATATGGATTTATGGCCATAATGTTCTCATTTAGCATGGTTTTTTACTCGTCAAGGTTTACTCTTCGATTGTGAAAAGTATTGAACGAATTCCACAAACAATATGGAACTGAAACAAAGTTATCTATATTAATTTGCATTTATGGGAGAAGTCAATTTGCTCATCCTTCAAATGTATGATTAGGGAAAGTTAATCTAATTGGGTAAGAATTATTCTTTGCCTTGTGACACACGGTACCAAAGCTTTGAACAGAATAGAAGTATTCTTTCTTGCATCTGTAAGCTTTTGGCTGTGTTTAATGGCCTAATAGTGGCTCTGCAAATCTGACAAGTGATGATTATGGTTGGGTTTTGAATTGTATGCTATTCTGATTCTTATGTGCCTAGTTTTCATGTCTTCTGTATAGTTTGAGGATCGTTCTCCTTa is part of the Coffea eugenioides isolate CCC68of chromosome 6, Ceug_1.0, whole genome shotgun sequence genome and encodes:
- the LOC113774534 gene encoding PRA1 family protein A1-like, with protein sequence MDWGNVTAEDLIEALREVDWSSPPRPPSEFFSRFTVPRSYSKWNSRLKCNLYYYRTNYFIMITVILGLGFLRRPLAIVAALLTALSIAFLNDSFAGTFSEKITRTVRQFSPHLAAKMRPPLTPVIRGRPSAKRTIHICGRPRWVFVLVFSTVSFILWFVSCGLLTLLWAFAIGLLATVLHASFRTPNLKARLNTFREEFRAVWRNYSEL